AACCCCAAGAAGATTTTGAACGACCCCAAGCACGTCGTTCCCGAAATGCTGGAAGGCCTGATCGCGGCTTACAATGGCACGGTTCGCCAGCTTGAAGGCTACAACGCCCTGATCCGCACCCACATCCCGGCCGGCAAGGTTATACATCTACAACAATTAAAAATGTACGTGTATTTTCAGATCAAACTACAACGCTTGATGTTAAATTATCTGAGCAGGCAATACAAGTTGAAGCAATAGAAATTACTGCTGATAGACCAATAGTACAAAAAAATACCACTAGCTCAGTATCAAGCATTACTTCAGAAGAAATTAAAAATTTGCCTTTGAGAAGCGTAGCAGATTTAGCTCTTTTATCAACTGGTATAGTTTATTCTAATGCTGCTAATGCAAGTGGTATTGTAATTAGAGGTGGTAGACCAGATGAAGTAGCGTATTATGTTGATGGAGTACAAACTACAAATAAACTTGGTGGTGGTGAAGGTACTTATGTAATTGCTAATGCTGTTGAGGAAGTGCAGGTATTAGCTGGTGGTTATTCTGCAGAGTATGGTGGTGCGAACTCTGGAATTATTAAAACCACTATGAAAACTGGTACCTCAAACTACAAAGTTGGTGTAGAACTTAGAACTGACTCCTGGGCAAAACCAGGAAAAGAAGTATTGAAAACTTATTCTTATGGAAGAAATGATTATTCCGCTCAAGTAAGTGGACCAGTTATCCCTGGTGATAACAAATATAGATTCTTCCTCGCTGGTCAATACTTATCAAGTGTTACAAGTCCTAACTGGTATCCAGAATTGAACATAAAAGGAGTTGTAGATAATAATGTTAATTCTCAAGGTGGGCATGATACATTAGATATTTACTGGCCTGCAAGAATAGCCGGTAAAAATGATTTTGATTATCAATTTAGAATTAACGGTAACGTTCTCCTTGATTTAAAACCATTCCAAGTAAGAATTGGTGGTACTCATCGTTATATTAACTTTAATAATGGATATTTTGTTGGAAATCTTTTCAATGGTGATAGAATTACTAAAACTGAAGGTTATGAACAAACTGGCAATATTAAGTTAACACATTTCTTAACATCTACTACTTTTTATAATATTAATTTTAATCTTTACAATCGCTATCAGCATACTTATGATAAAGATTATAAATTTGATTGGCCAGCTTATGGAGATTCTATTGCTGCAGCAAAATATGGTTATACTATGAGAAGTCTTGGTGTAACATGGACGGATCCTAATGTTTATGCGATATGGGATTGGACATTTAACAGATATGGTACAAGACCAGGAAACTTTTCAAAGGTTAAGCAAAGCTATATAGGTGCTACTTTTGATTTCACTCACCAAATTGGTGTAACACACGAAATAAAACTTGGTGGTGAATATTCAAGATATACATTTAGAAGCTATGCATGGTCTAATGGTACTTTGAACCAAGTAAGAAGTAACCCTGATGATACATGGGGTATGATAGCTGTATCACAAAGACCAAGTTACTATGGATATGATTTCTTTGGAAATAACTTA
This Pseudobacteroides sp. DNA region includes the following protein-coding sequences:
- a CDS encoding TonB-dependent receptor plug domain-containing protein, whose protein sequence is MVQKNTTSSVSSITSEEIKNLPLRSVADLALLSTGIVYSNAANASGIVIRGGRPDEVAYYVDGVQTTNKLGGGEGTYVIANAVEEVQVLAGGYSAEYGGANSGIIKTTMKTGTSNYKVGVELRTDSWAKPGKEVLKTYSYGRNDYSAQVSGPVIPGDNKYRFFLAGQYLSSVTSPNWYPELNIKGVVDNNVNSQGGHDTLDIYWPARIAGKNDFDYQFRINGNVLLDLKPFQVRIGGTHRYINFNNGYFVGNLFNGDRITKTEGYEQTGNIKLTHFLTSTTFYNINFNLYNRYQHTYDKDYKFDWPAYGDSIAAAKYGYTMRSLGVTWTDPNVYAIWDWTFNRYGTRPGNFSKVKQSYIGATFDFTHQIGVTHEIKLGGEYSRYTFRSYAWSNGTLNQVRSNPDDTWGMIAVSQRPSYYGYDFFGNNLDEGVDGAKHPVFAAAYIQDKIEFSDIVLNIGLRYDYIDSDGWDLVDKTNVKFTSDGLIRDDQFKKTETSNTISPRIGFSFALTDKTVFYAAWGRFVQQSKLRDIYLGRPYVSRVVTGGNAYADPIGFGIKPEKTTQYDVGFKQQIGDNLGVDISAYYKDIKDQVTAGFQPSAPTASHQSYYMLENADFSTTKGIELKVNLRRTERIAAQLSYTYSDARGTGSATRYSTRFYLIWQAPTYGGEFQMPTFLMPLLFNYPHSGSMWIDYRFGENDGGPILSQLGMNLLFRFNSGRSYTRIDPTTSDYGASEGSAQHHGVPIEPYGTSKTPWAYTFDLTIDKTVKIGPVSTNFYVTIYNLLNSKNEINVYAETGSGYDDGYLSTAKGQAAAQRNGAKYVEMYKWMNYLTAGMFNSPREVYFGIRLDF